A region of Brevundimonas sp. NIBR10 DNA encodes the following proteins:
- a CDS encoding tryptophan halogenase family protein has translation MTTDNRIRKIAIVGGGTAGWMTAAALAKILGPGYAEITLIESDEIGTVGVGEATIPQIRTFNTMLGLDEDEFIRRTQGTFKLGIQFRDWGRIGDHYFHPFGPFGVDMEGVSFHAFWLRLNQQGDSSSISEYSLQAMAAERGKFMRPIDAGRSPLSKIAYAFHFDAGLYARYLREYSEGRGVSRLEGRIVDVALRGEDGFVERLTLGDGRTVEADLFVDCSGFRGLLIEGALKTGYDDWSHWLPADRAVAVPCERVEDPVPFTRSTARAAGWQWRIPLQHRTGNGYVFSSRFIDEADATADLLSQLDGKALAEPRTLRFTTGRRRKSWNRNVVALGLASGFIEPLESTSIHMVQSGIANLLAMFPTKAFEQAETDRFNRVVAYEAERIRDFIILHYNATQRTDTEFWNYVRTMPVPDSLLEKYEIFRSRGRVFRENEELFNDTSWFAVMIGQNVAPASYDPVADVLTVDETRRRLAQTAEAIRNSADYMPAHAAFIAEHCAAR, from the coding sequence ATGACGACTGACAACCGCATACGAAAGATCGCCATCGTCGGCGGGGGCACGGCAGGCTGGATGACGGCGGCTGCCCTGGCCAAGATTCTGGGCCCCGGCTACGCCGAGATCACCCTGATCGAGTCCGACGAGATCGGAACCGTCGGCGTCGGTGAGGCGACGATCCCCCAGATCCGCACCTTCAACACCATGCTCGGTCTGGACGAGGACGAGTTCATCCGGCGCACCCAAGGCACCTTCAAGCTCGGGATCCAGTTCCGCGACTGGGGCCGGATCGGAGATCACTATTTCCATCCGTTCGGCCCGTTCGGTGTGGATATGGAGGGCGTGTCGTTTCACGCCTTCTGGCTTCGGCTGAACCAGCAGGGCGATTCCTCGTCGATCTCTGAATATTCCCTCCAGGCCATGGCGGCCGAGCGGGGCAAGTTCATGCGCCCCATCGATGCCGGACGATCGCCCCTGTCCAAGATCGCCTATGCCTTCCATTTCGACGCGGGACTGTATGCTCGCTACCTGCGCGAATATTCCGAGGGCCGGGGCGTTAGCCGGCTCGAGGGGCGGATCGTCGACGTCGCCCTGCGTGGCGAGGACGGGTTCGTTGAACGCCTGACCCTGGGCGACGGCCGGACGGTCGAAGCCGATCTGTTCGTCGACTGCTCCGGCTTTCGCGGGCTGCTGATCGAGGGGGCATTGAAGACCGGCTATGACGACTGGTCGCACTGGCTTCCCGCCGACCGGGCCGTCGCCGTTCCGTGCGAGCGGGTCGAGGACCCTGTGCCCTTCACGCGGTCGACGGCGCGGGCGGCAGGATGGCAGTGGCGGATCCCGCTCCAGCACCGGACCGGCAATGGATATGTGTTTTCAAGCCGGTTCATCGACGAGGCGGACGCGACGGCGGACCTGCTGAGCCAGCTGGACGGCAAGGCTCTGGCCGAACCCCGGACGCTTCGCTTCACGACCGGGCGACGCCGGAAGTCCTGGAACCGGAACGTCGTGGCGCTGGGACTGGCGTCCGGCTTCATCGAGCCGCTCGAATCCACCAGCATCCACATGGTCCAGAGCGGCATCGCCAACCTGTTAGCCATGTTCCCGACCAAGGCCTTCGAACAGGCCGAGACCGACCGGTTCAACCGGGTCGTCGCCTACGAGGCCGAGCGGATCCGCGACTTCATCATCCTGCACTACAACGCGACCCAGAGGACGGACACGGAGTTCTGGAACTACGTCCGGACCATGCCGGTGCCGGACAGCCTTCTTGAAAAGTACGAGATCTTCCGCAGCCGGGGCCGGGTGTTCCGGGAGAACGAGGAGCTGTTCAACGACACCAGTTGGTTCGCCGTCATGATCGGCCAGAATGTCGCCCCGGCCAGTTACGATCCGGTCGCCGATGTCCTGACCGTCGACGAGACCCGGCGGCGATTGGCCCAGACGGCCGAGGCGATCCGGAACTCGGCGGACTACATGCCGGCCCATGCGGCGTTCATCGCCGAGCATTGTGCTGCGCGATGA
- a CDS encoding cation:proton antiporter, with protein MHAMTTTEIFLIALLLIFTAPYLIWRGLRTEYYAPLVVVQIVCGILLGPGVLGAVAPGYYEFVFNPQVITALNGVAWWAVMIFVWIAGIELDLKQAWARRGETGVTAGLALTVPLMFGAVAGIAMLQLPGWVGPNGQPWQVVLGIGMACAVTALPILVLFLEKLEILRLPLGQRVLRYASLDDIAIWGVLALILLDWERVGRQAIFLVGFAVATYAIRALMKWLQERDRWYVSLIWLAACGFAADWCGLHFMVGAFLSGAVLDGEWFDRKRMDQFRDHILLAIMPVFFLSTGLRTQWDVGGVAVFGAAALLLFASVAGKLAGLQIAGRILKWEKGEASIIGWLLQTKALIMIIFANILLDRGIITNETFTALLLMAVGSTMLTIPMVTPALRKLKALAGKGG; from the coding sequence ATGCACGCAATGACGACGACCGAGATATTCCTGATCGCGTTGCTGCTGATCTTCACGGCACCGTATCTGATCTGGCGCGGGCTGCGCACCGAATACTATGCGCCCCTGGTCGTGGTTCAGATCGTCTGCGGGATCCTGCTGGGGCCCGGCGTGCTGGGGGCGGTGGCGCCGGGATACTATGAGTTCGTCTTCAATCCCCAGGTCATCACGGCTCTGAACGGTGTCGCCTGGTGGGCGGTGATGATCTTCGTGTGGATCGCCGGGATCGAACTGGACCTGAAACAGGCCTGGGCGCGTCGTGGCGAGACCGGGGTCACGGCCGGACTGGCCCTGACCGTGCCCCTGATGTTCGGCGCCGTGGCCGGTATCGCGATGCTTCAGCTTCCGGGGTGGGTCGGGCCGAATGGTCAGCCCTGGCAGGTCGTGCTGGGCATCGGCATGGCCTGTGCGGTGACGGCCCTGCCGATCCTGGTGCTGTTTCTCGAGAAGCTGGAGATCCTGCGTCTGCCGCTGGGCCAGCGTGTGCTTCGTTACGCCAGCCTGGACGACATCGCCATCTGGGGCGTTCTGGCCCTGATCCTGCTGGATTGGGAGCGGGTCGGACGGCAGGCAATCTTCCTTGTGGGCTTCGCCGTCGCGACCTATGCGATCCGGGCGCTAATGAAGTGGCTGCAGGAACGCGACCGCTGGTACGTCTCTCTGATCTGGCTGGCGGCTTGCGGGTTTGCGGCCGACTGGTGCGGGTTGCACTTCATGGTGGGGGCCTTCCTGTCGGGGGCCGTGCTGGACGGCGAATGGTTCGACCGCAAGCGGATGGACCAGTTCCGCGACCACATCCTGTTGGCCATCATGCCGGTCTTTTTCCTCAGCACGGGCTTGCGCACCCAGTGGGACGTGGGCGGGGTGGCCGTGTTCGGGGCTGCGGCCCTGCTGTTGTTCGCCTCGGTGGCGGGCAAGCTGGCGGGTCTTCAGATCGCCGGTCGCATCCTGAAATGGGAGAAGGGCGAGGCCTCGATCATCGGGTGGCTGCTGCAGACCAAGGCCCTGATCATGATCATCTTCGCCAACATCCTGCTGGACCGGGGGATCATCACCAACGAGACCTTTACCGCGCTTTTGCTGATGGCCGTCGGATCGACGATGCTGACCATCCCGATGGTGACGCCGGCCCTGCGCAAGCTGAAGGCGCTGGCGGGCAAGGGCGGCTAG